AAAGATGAACAGTACATTGGGCTTAGCCTGTTGGGCTTTCAGGCCTGTACAGCAGCACAGGGCTATTAACAGGAAGTGGAATTTCATAACAGTAAGGTATAAAAATAATTCCGGGAGAGAAATACCCATGCCTGTCCTGCGTATTTCTACGCTTCTTTTCAGGTAAATGCTACCTGTTCAAACCTTTACGAGGAGTGTAGCTTTGCTTCATCAAATTATACTTAACCTCAAAAAAAGCGAAGATGTCTACTGAAAAAAAACCACTGAACGGCTTTTCCATTGTAGCCGGTGAAAAACAAGCGGTGAGCAATGTGCAAACCATCCGCACACAGGTGCTGCAGGACCGTACCCTCTTTAACATGCAGGCTGTAGGCCGCAACTACAAACTGGCGCAGGCTTACAAAAGCGTACGCAATCTGCAGATGATGGACCCTAACAACATTAAACTGAAAACCTACGCAGAGTACCTGACCATCAACAAAAGGTTCCTGGACCTGGTACCGCTTATTGAAGAAAAACCACGCCCTGTTTACCCGGCTAATGAAAGCTACCTGAACACTTATACCTGGTTGCGTTTCCCCCGTGGTAAAGTATTGGTACTGGTACATGACGATATCTACACACAGGTAAAAGAAAAGGTAGAGCGCTATGTGCTGGACCTTGGCCGTGATGGCTACTGGGCCACTGTTCACGTAGTAAGAGGCGGCAAACCTTCCACCATCCGCAACTACATCAAGGCCAAAGCCCCTGCAGGCGTAGTAATGGTAGGTGCTATCCCTGTTGCCTGGTTTGAAATGAGCGACGATTTTCATGGCGCCAGCTCAGAGTTCCCCTGTGATCTCTTTTATATGGACACCAATGGCACCTGGACGGACTCTGATGCCGATGGCAAATACAATTCCGTAAGCGGAGATGTAACCCCTGAAATATGGCTGGGCCGCATATGGACGCCCACCCTGAATGGTAACGATGCTGCCCTTATCAATAATTACTTCGACCGTAATCACCTGTTCCGTCTCGGCTCTCTTGGCCATTCCCGTTCGGCACTCGCTTATGTGGAAGACGACTGGACCAGCTTCGACGATTGCGAAATGGACCTGATGACACCTGCTGCCTATATAACCAAATACACGAATCCTGACATCACAGATGCGGACCTTTACAAAACAGAAGTGAACAAAACACGCTCCTTTGTGCAGCTTTGTTCACACTCTTCGCCGCATGTGCATTCTTTCCGTGCAGATGGCTCAACAGAATGGATAGACCGCGCTTACTTCCGCGATGAACGTTGCCCGA
This DNA window, taken from Chitinophaga niabensis, encodes the following:
- a CDS encoding C25 family cysteine peptidase, producing MSTEKKPLNGFSIVAGEKQAVSNVQTIRTQVLQDRTLFNMQAVGRNYKLAQAYKSVRNLQMMDPNNIKLKTYAEYLTINKRFLDLVPLIEEKPRPVYPANESYLNTYTWLRFPRGKVLVLVHDDIYTQVKEKVERYVLDLGRDGYWATVHVVRGGKPSTIRNYIKAKAPAGVVMVGAIPVAWFEMSDDFHGASSEFPCDLFYMDTNGTWTDSDADGKYNSVSGDVTPEIWLGRIWTPTLNGNDAALINNYFDRNHLFRLGSLGHSRSALAYVEDDWTSFDDCEMDLMTPAAYITKYTNPDITDADLYKTEVNKTRSFVQLCSHSSPHVHSFRADGSTEWIDRAYFRDERCPNANFYNLFCCSTARFTENDYLGGWYIFDKAGGETNMGLTVVGSTKTGSMLFFADFYDPIGKGKCIGDAMVDWWKARGTDHDLGERQWFYGMSILGDPTLAWWKGAVPRPLEPAEGSVFNHYPRSMTFKWAPVNIPGVTYSVEVDAYGAVNSGQWAAQSFRNFAVYHNITGTSFNHNFVGAQPGRWRVRAKIGDRYCNWSCWCYFRFTI